TCAGGAGCTGTTGCGGCGGCAATACTTGACTGGGCATCAAGGAGAAGACTAGGCATAGGTTTAGCCGTGAACTACGGTAATAAGCTTGATGTTAATGAGTCTGAGCTCCTAGAGTACCTAGCCAATAATAGGAACGTTAAGGTAATCACAATATACATGGAGGGGTTAAAGTACCCTGGTGAGGGATTAAGGTTCCTTGAAACTGCAAGGAAAGTAACCCAAATGAAACCTGTAATAGTCTACAAGGCAGGCAGGACTAAGGCATCAGCAGGTGCCGTGGCGAGCCATACGGCAGCATTAGCTGGTGACTACGAAATCTACAGGGGTGCCTTTAGGCAGGCGGGCTTAATAGAGGCTAATAGTGTTAGGGAAATGTTCGACTTAGCGAAAGCCTTAGCCACACAACCCTTACCAAGAGGCAGGAGGGTACTTGTACTTACGGATAGTGGGGGAATGGGGATTCAGGCAGTGGACACATTATCAACCCTAGGTCTTGAGGTCCCTGAACTACCTGAAACTATTCAATCAATGCTTAGGAAGTTCCTACCACCCTTAGCCATAGTTAGGAATCCTGTTGATGTAACCGGAAGCGCAACTGATGAATACTATAAGATAGTTCTTGATTCAATCCTACCCACTAGTTACGTTGACATGGCCCTCATAGTTGCGTTAATGCAGATACCTGGCTTAACCCCAAACCTAGTTAACTATATTATTGATGCTAAAAGATACGGGAAACCCATGGTGGTGGTTTCCTTTGGAGGTAGCGCAATGATGGAGAAGTTCAATGAAGCACTAGAAAATAATGGAATACCAGTATACGCAACACCGGATAGGGGTGCCAGGGCCCTATGGGCCCTAGTGGAGTACAGTATGATTAAGAAGATGCTTAGGGAGGAGGTGGAGTAGTATGGTTCATGATATTGTTGCTAAGGCCCTCTCCGAGGGTAGGTTTAAGTTACTTGACTATGAGGCATATGAACTACTTGAAGCCTATGGGATACCAACACCAGGGTATAGGGTTGCATCAAACTATGAGGAAGCCATTAAGGCGGCTAATGAGGTCGGCTACCCAGTTGCAATAAAGGTGATTTCCCCTGATATAATGCATAAGACTGATGTTGGTGGCGTAATACTTAACGTTAATAGTGATGATGAGGTTAAGAGGGCATGCGAAGAAATGAACAGCAGCATTAAACGCCTAGCTCCATACGCCAGGGTTTCCGGTTTCCTAATTCAACACATGGTTCAGGGAGGCCTTGAGGTAATTGTAGGGGGATTAAGGGATAGGATATTCGGTACAGTGATTCTATTCGGTATTGGAGGAATCTTAACTGAGCTGTATAAGGATACTTCAATGAGGATTGCACCAATTACTGAGGATGATGCGTTAAGCATGATTAAGGAAACTAAGGCTTACCAATTAATGATAGGCTACAGGGGTATGCCGAGGAGGGATATTTACTCACTCGTAGATGTGATTGTCAAATTCTCTAGACTAATGATTGAGAATCCGCAGATATC
This genomic interval from Caldivirga sp. contains the following:
- a CDS encoding CoA-binding protein; protein product: MVIEEASEATGTGGKGIDVLFYPSSVAVIGATPKPGHVGYVIMSNLLSKFKGKVILVNPRYDSINGVKCYKSITEVNDEVDLAVVAVPAPVVPQVTADAVKKGVKALIIISGGFSEVGEEGRKLEDEVRAIVKNTPVRVLGPNCIGVYNADNGFDTFFLPEDRMGRPPNGPIALISQSGAVAAAILDWASRRRLGIGLAVNYGNKLDVNESELLEYLANNRNVKVITIYMEGLKYPGEGLRFLETARKVTQMKPVIVYKAGRTKASAGAVASHTAALAGDYEIYRGAFRQAGLIEANSVREMFDLAKALATQPLPRGRRVLVLTDSGGMGIQAVDTLSTLGLEVPELPETIQSMLRKFLPPLAIVRNPVDVTGSATDEYYKIVLDSILPTSYVDMALIVALMQIPGLTPNLVNYIIDAKRYGKPMVVVSFGGSAMMEKFNEALENNGIPVYATPDRGARALWALVEYSMIKKMLREEVE
- a CDS encoding acetate--CoA ligase family protein; translation: MVHDIVAKALSEGRFKLLDYEAYELLEAYGIPTPGYRVASNYEEAIKAANEVGYPVAIKVISPDIMHKTDVGGVILNVNSDDEVKRACEEMNSSIKRLAPYARVSGFLIQHMVQGGLEVIVGGLRDRIFGTVILFGIGGILTELYKDTSMRIAPITEDDALSMIKETKAYQLMIGYRGMPRRDIYSLVDVIVKFSRLMIENPQISEADLNPVIMLENGKGSYAVDARFIIKPT